Genomic DNA from Candidatus Eisenbacteria bacterium:
TGCCGCGCCAGGGCCGCGGCGGAGCGCGCCGACTCGAGCGTCGCGGTGACCACCTGGACGTCGCGGCGCGCGGCCTCGAGCCGGGTCCGCTCGGTCGAAGGATCGAGGCGGAGGAGGAGCGTGCCGCGCGTCACGCGCGCGTTCTCGCGATGCGGGATCGCGGCGACGCGCCCGGTGGCTTCGACTCCCAGCCGCGCCCGTGCGCGCGCCTTGATGGTGCCGGCTTCCGAGTTGACGACGAGATCCTCGACGGGGCCCGTGTCGGAGGACGCGACCTCGACCTCGATCGCGCGCTCGCGGAAGCACGAGCGCCAGAGGACGAAGCCGGCGAGGAGGGCGATGACGACCAGCGCGACCCGCCGCGCGCGGCGGCCCGCGAGGCCCGGGCGGCTCGCGTGGACCGAGGGGCTCGCCGGGATGGCGGTGCCGGGCGTGCTCAATCCGCGAACCCGCAGAACTCGACTCGGTTGCCGTCCGGATCGCTGAAGTAGATCGAGCGCGCGCGCCAGAAGGGAAAGTCCACGGGTCCTTCCACCTCGAGGCCGTGGCGCTCGAGCGATTTCTTCAGCCCGTCGATGCGCGCGTCCTCGACCCCGAACGCGAAGTGCTGCGGGCCCTTCACGTGGGCGGCCCCGAACGAGAGCGGCCCCGTCGTGATCCCGATCCGCTGGCGCCGCCCGGGCGGACCGGCCCAGAGCCACGCGAACCGGGGATTCCCTTCCTGGTCGACCGCGAGACCCACCACATCGCGGTAGAACTCGAACGAGCGCCGCACGTCCTGGACGACCAGGATGACCTCGGAGATCCCCTCGGGCGGACGTCCGGCGAGGGCGGGAGGAGGAGACGCATCGGATGCCGGGTCGGACGCGCGGTCCGGAACGGGAGCGCCCCCGTCGCTCACAGCCCGTATTCCTTCTGCTTCCGGTAGAGCGTCCGGAGCCCGATCCCGAGGATCTTCGCCGCGCGCTGCTTGTCGTAGCCCACGGAACGGAGCGTCGCCTCGATCGCGGCGCGCTCGATCTCGTTCATGGACATGCCCACGGTGAGGTTCATGTCCTGCGCCGCGGCCGAGCGCTGCTGGCGGATGGTGATCGGGAGGTCGGACACGTCGAGGACGCGCTTCCCCTGCGCGAAGATCACCATCTCCTCCACCGTGTTCCGGAGCTCGCGCACGTTTCCCGGCCAGTCGTACTCCATCATGCGGTCCACCACGCCGCGCGTCACGCCGGTGACCTTGCGGGCGTGCTCGCGGTTGAACTCGCGGATGAAGGTCTCGACGAGGATCGGGACGTCCTCGCGCCGCTCGCGGAGCGGCGGCACCTCGAGCTGGATCACGCGAAGACGGTAGTAGAGGTCCTCGCGGAACTGGCCGCGCGCGGCCATCAGCTCGAGACGGCGGTTCGTCGCGGCGATGACGCGCACGTCCACGGTGATGGTGTCGTTCCCGCCCACGCGCTCGAACTGACGATCCTGAAGCACGCGAAGGAGCTTCGTCTGGACCGTGGGCGCGACCTCGGAGATCTCGTCGATGAAGAGCGTGCCCTGGTCCGCCAGCTCGAAGCGGCCCTTGCGGAGCTGCTCGGCTCCGGTGAAGGAGCCGCGCTCGTGCCCGAAGAGCTCGCTCTCGATGATGTTCTCGGCGAGCTCGGCGCAGTGGAGCTTCACGAACCGCTCGTCCTTCCGCGGGGAGAGCTGGTGGATGGCCTGCGCGATCAGCTCCTTTCCCGTGCCCGTCTCCCCGTAGATCAACACCGTGGCGCGTGTGGGCGCGATCTGGAGGATCTTCTCCTTCAGCTCCTGCATCACGCGCGAGTGCCCGGTGAGATTGGGCACGCGGAGCCGCTCGTCCAGCCGGGTGGCGAGGTCCTCCGCTCGGCTCACGAGCTGCTGATGGGAGAGCGCGCGGCGAACGACCGCGAGCATCTTGTCGAGATTGAGCGGGCGGAGCTGGAAGTCGTACGCGCCCTGGCGCATGGCTTCGGTCGCGAGCTCGAGGGAGCCCTGGTCGGCGATCAGGATCACGCAGACCTCGGGATTCCGCTTCTTCGCGATCTCGAGGAGCCTGAGTCCGTCCACGCGGTGGGCGCGAAGCTCGCTGATCACGACCTCGGGGCCGCGCGGCCCATCGCCGGTCGTTTCGGGGCCCGAGCCGTCGAGGACGTTGAACGCCTGCTCCCCGTCCTTCGCCCAGTCGACCGCGAAGCCGTTCTGCTCGAGGAACGCGCGGAGACCCGCCGTTTCCTGCGAGTCCTTGTCCACGATCAGGGCGCGCGGGGGCCTTAGCGACACGCGGGGGACCTCTCGGTTCTGGAAGTCGTGCGCGATGCTAGCGCCGGCGACCGCCGCCGCCGCCGCCGCGCATTCCGCCACCACCGCGCGATCCGCCGCTGTAGCCGCCGCGGCTGGAGCTGCCTCCGCTTCGCTGATAGTTGCTGTAGTCCCGGGTTCGCTGATTGCCCTGACTCCTGGCCTGTGCCTCGCGGTCGAGCTGTCCGGCCGACGGACGGTCCGAGGTTCCCGCGGAAGGCTGCTGCGAGGGCCGGTTTCCGTCGCCGCGCGAGCCGTCCCCCCGGCCGCCCGCGGGCTGCTGGCCCGCCTGGCCTCGGTCCACATCCGACCAGCCTTCGCCACGGTTGTACTCCTGCCAGCCTCCGTCCGTCTTGCGGTAGACGTTCCCGTTGCGTCCCGCATAGAGATCGTCGCCTTTCTGGCCGACGAATCCGCTGCCCGAGTCGGTGCGCCATCCGCCGGCGCTGCCGCCACCGCTTCCCTGAGCCTTCCACTTCGTGTTCCCCTGATTGTCGGTCACACGCTGGCTCTTGACCCAGTCGTCGCCTCGCTGCACGTGGCTGGACCCCCAGCTGCCGTAGACGTTGCTTCCCTGCCGTGTCCCCGCGGCCGTCCCGGTCCGCGGGTTGTACGCCGCCGCCCACCCGCTCGCGCCGGTCGGACCCCACGCCATGGCGCCGCGCTTGTACGTGCCGGTGCTGGGGTTGTACGAGGCGCCGCGCGCGACGCCGCCGTACGGGCCGTACGCGGTCTGGTAGCCGCCGAAGGAGCCGGTCCACGGGTTGTAGGCAACGCCCGCGCCGTACGCCACCGGACGCGGATAGTAGCCCCCGTAGCCGTAGTAGGGCGGGTAGTACCAGCCGGTGCCGTACATCGCGCATCCGAACGCGATGGTCACGCCGACGTAACCAGCGGTGTAGCCGTAGACCGGGTAGTCGTCGTCATCGTCCACGACCGTCACGTAGGTCACGTGATGTGCCGGCGAACTGGGCGGGATCGCGTAGATCTCCTGTGGCACCGACGTCGCCACCTTCCAGGGCCCGGTCGGCGAGCTCGCCCGGAACCAGACCGCCTGGTGGCAAAGGTAGTAGTCGTTGCCGAACTTCAGGACGTCGTACGCCGAGTTCTCCGCGTACGAGACTCCCTTCGTTCCCTCGACCGGCTTGAAGGATGGATCTCCGCTGTACGTCACGACGGGCGCCGCCAGGTTCTTCGCGTCCACGCGCGCGGTCCGCGGAATCTGGGCGAGCAGGATCGCCGTCGAGGCCTCCTCGGTGCCGGGGACGGACGCGAGCACGTGCGCGCGATCGTGGTTCTTCGGGATCTTGGCGAACTCCGGCGGCAGGTCCTTGGTCGCGAAGACCCAGGGTCCCTTCTCGATGTCCTCGGTCTTGAACCACCGGCCGGAGAGGAGCACGTAGTACTCCTTCGGCTTCTCCTTCATCCGGAAGACATCGCTCTCGGTGTTGTGGGCCCAGAGAAGCTTCAGGTCCTTGTCGATCTCCTTGAACTTCGGCGACCCGTCGAACTGGATCAGCTCTCCCGGCTTCTTGGCCACGAACACGACCGGGACCTTCTCCTTCGGCTTCTTCGCCGGAATGTGGGCCTTCACTTCCTTCCAGTTGTCGTCGTCCGCGAGCTGTTCGAAGCCGGCGGGGAGCTTCTTCACGACCTCCCACTTCTTCCAGTCCTTCGTCTGGAGCCAGTAGGCTTCCTTGCGGAGGTAGTGGATCTGGGTGCTGTTGTCCGTGAAGAAATCCCAGTTGGTGTTCACGGCGTACGACAGCGACGTCCCGCTGATCGTCATCATGATCGGCTCGGCGTCGAACTGGAGCAGGATCGCGGGCTTCTTGCTGAAGTAGACCGGCGGCGGGTCCGTGTTGACCTGGATTCCTTCGGTGCCGATCTGGGAACGGTCCACCGCGGCGAGGATGCGATCCAGGGAGACGAGCATGTTCTCGCGCGGGAGCGACCTCTTGACCTCCTCCAGCACCTCCTTCGCCTGGCTCTTCTCGAGCGACTGGAAGCTCATCGAGGTGACCTCGATCTTCTCGAAGTTCATCATCCGCTCCTCGAGCGAGGCCGAGGTCGGCGACTCCAGCTTGACCGTGCCCAGCGCGGGACGGGTTGCTCCCTTGGGCGTGAAGGACACGGCCATCATCGCCACCAAGTGGCGCTGCTTCTCCCAGCTCAGCACCTGCGGCTGGTAGAGGACGATCATGCCGCCGCTCGGGGTCTGGATCGCGCGCGGCCAGCCGCCGTCGGGGGCCGCGGTGTCCGGTTCCGCGGCCGATGCGGTCGGCTGGGTAGCCGCCGCCGGGGCACCGGTGGATTCCAGGACCTGGGGCGTTTCCGCCGGCGGGGTCTGAGGCGTGCTCGCGGGCGGCTGTTGGGTCACCGCGGGAGCGGTGGCGGCGGAGTCGCCCGGCGCGGGCTGCGCGGCCGCCGGTCCGGCGATGAAGAGGAGGGCGAGCAAGGGCGCGAGAGACGCGCGGAGTCGCAACGGCAACAGGGTTCGCACGACGGAACTGGGTTCGATCACGTTCGTCAGTCCTTCCGGCTTGGGTGATCAGGCGGAGGGTACGGCGGAATCGCGCACCGGGCCCGGCAGGTCGGTGGTGCCGAAGACGTAACCCTACGGCTGGATTGTGCTCCCGCGGACGCGCGTGCGCAAGGGGCAAGTCGGGTCGGATTCGGTTGTGAGAAAGCCACTTACACTTGAGGAACTGCCGAATGGTCCATTCCCCTGGTATCCTCGGGTGACCTCACCGAGCCGGAGGGGTGACGATCCTGTCGCGTCGATCGCTTTTGCTCCTCGCCATCGTCTTCCCGTCGATGAGCCTGCCCCCCGTCTTCGCATCCATGGGCACCGTGACAATCCCATCCGTGCGTCGCGACCCGATCTACGATGAACCCCCCCGAGTCTTGAAAGCGGTTCCCGCCATATGGCGTGAGGATTACGAGGGTTGGGTGTACGTACGCTTTCAAGTCGACACGTTGGGAAACGTGATGCGGGCGTCCCCTGAGCTACCGGCCGGTCCATCATTGGAACGCGCCGTTACGGAGACCGCCATGAAATGGAAGTTCGCACCCGCACGGAAACGTAGGCGACCGGTCGAGGTCTCGTGGTGTGGCAACATCGAGTTGCGTCATCCGCGCTCGGGTGAACTCGCTCCGCCCGCCGACACCCTTTCGGTCGCGCCAGTGGTAAGTCCCGGAAGCTGGATGCAAAACCGGTCAGCAGTCAGGCTCCGCACCTCCGTGTACTACGACTCGGTTACCACACGGTACCGGTATACCTACGAGCTCCAGAACCGATCCAATGATCCGTCCCGCGTGATCGGATTCGCATTGATCGGAGCGGTGACGGTGGTCCAGCCGAGACCGACTTACGCAGAGGTTGTGATGCAAGAGCGTGGACGCCCTGCCCATTGGAATGCGTTCCTCGGATGCGGGGGGCGCCGGGACGTGCTCGGCTGGATGATTTGGGAACCGGACCCCAAGGGGAGTCTTTTCGGC
This window encodes:
- a CDS encoding VOC family protein, giving the protein MSDGGAPVPDRASDPASDASPPPALAGRPPEGISEVILVVQDVRRSFEFYRDVVGLAVDQEGNPRFAWLWAGPPGRRQRIGITTGPLSFGAAHVKGPQHFAFGVEDARIDGLKKSLERHGLEVEGPVDFPFWRARSIYFSDPDGNRVEFCGFAD
- a CDS encoding sigma-54 dependent transcriptional regulator; its protein translation is MAECAAAAAAVAGASIAHDFQNREVPRVSLRPPRALIVDKDSQETAGLRAFLEQNGFAVDWAKDGEQAFNVLDGSGPETTGDGPRGPEVVISELRAHRVDGLRLLEIAKKRNPEVCVILIADQGSLELATEAMRQGAYDFQLRPLNLDKMLAVVRRALSHQQLVSRAEDLATRLDERLRVPNLTGHSRVMQELKEKILQIAPTRATVLIYGETGTGKELIAQAIHQLSPRKDERFVKLHCAELAENIIESELFGHERGSFTGAEQLRKGRFELADQGTLFIDEISEVAPTVQTKLLRVLQDRQFERVGGNDTITVDVRVIAATNRRLELMAARGQFREDLYYRLRVIQLEVPPLRERREDVPILVETFIREFNREHARKVTGVTRGVVDRMMEYDWPGNVRELRNTVEEMVIFAQGKRVLDVSDLPITIRQQRSAAAQDMNLTVGMSMNEIERAAIEATLRSVGYDKQRAAKILGIGLRTLYRKQKEYGL